GGCATCAGGGGACGCATGAGCACGGGACCGCGCGAGGGGTACAGCAAGTCGCGGGCTATCTTCCGGGCCGCTTCATCGGGCTGCAAGGAGGCAACCTGCCGGTTCCAGTACTCGGCGAAAGCGGCACGATCCGCCGGCCACATCTCCCGCGGCAACTGCAGAGCAGTCCCGATCCGGGCATAGTCCCGGTACATGCGGTCAGCCGTGTGGTCATCGATCGACCCCAGTACATGTTGGTAGACAGTGACTGCGGTGTTGTAGAGCGTAGCCACCACCCACAATTGGGACGACGCGTCGAAGGCGTTGTAACCGGCGGAACTACCATCAGCAGGCTTACGCACCGGCGCGTGCGCGCGGTTGACAGCGCGGCGCACTGCCACAACCTGGCTGTCGGTGCCATAGACAATCGCGTAAACATAGGTCAGCGTTGCCACGAGCCGGTCCTGCGGCCGGTCAACAAAATTGCTGTGCGCCGCCACGCCGTGGCCAATGCGCGGGTCCGCAACCTGAAGCAGGATGGCACGGCCGGCCCCCGCGAGGAGTACACCCTCGGCTCCAATGTCAGCCAAACCACGAGCCATCCGAATACTCTACTT
The Paenarthrobacter ureafaciens genome window above contains:
- a CDS encoding oxygenase MpaB family protein encodes the protein MARGLADIGAEGVLLAGAGRAILLQVADPRIGHGVAAHSNFVDRPQDRLVATLTYVYAIVYGTDSQVVAVRRAVNRAHAPVRKPADGSSAGYNAFDASSQLWVVATLYNTAVTVYQHVLGSIDDHTADRMYRDYARIGTALQLPREMWPADRAAFAEYWNRQVASLQPDEAARKIARDLLYPSRGPVLMRPLMPLARLLTVGMLPEHVREGFGLEWGPAHARRFQRTMRLLGQVYPRLPRRIRHWPKNYCLGKLQPAPARLRGGTRNA